GTCGGTGGTGCAGCCCCTCTTCGTCCTGGAACTCCCCCTGGCCCTGCTCATCGGACGGGTCATCCTCGGCGGACACATCTCCCGCGGTGGATGGACGGGGGTGGCGCTGCTCGTCGTCGGCCTCGGCTGCGCCCTCGCGGCCGCCGCGCCCACCATCGGCACCGACCATGCCGCGTTCAGCAGCTGGGTGCCCGCGCTCGTGGTCTGCGCCGCGGTGATCGCCACGGCGGCCGCTGCCGCACTCCGCCGTGGCGAGGGCGGTGTACGGGCGGCCTGCTTCGCCGGGGCGACGGCGGTCGCCTACGCGCTCACCGCGGCGTTGATGAAGGACGCCACCCACGCCTGGCAGACCGGCGGCCCCGCCGCGTTCTTCACGGCGTGGCAGACCTACGGCTTCGCCGCCGCCGGGGTGACGGCCCTCTTCCTGCTGGAGAACGCCATGCAGTCGGGCCCGCTGACCGCCTCGCAGCCGGTCCTCACCCTCGGAGACGCGCTGGTGAGTCTGTCGCTGGGCGTCACCCTCTACGACGAACGGGTCCGGACCGCCTGGTGGCTGATCCCCGAATGCCTCGGCATCGCGCTGGTCCTGTGGGGCGCCGTGCTGCTCTCCCGCGTCGCGCTGGCCCGGGACCTGACCGGGGTTCAGGACAAGACGCCCGCGGCCGCCCGCGAGAGCGGTGCGGAGCCCGGACCGGCGGATACGTGAGCGCCGTGCGGCGCCCCGCGGCACCCCTGGACAGGGTCGCGGCCGGACGCTGTCGCCTCACAGCATGACGTGCTTGACCCAGAAGTCGTCCGGCCCGAGGCCGAGCGCGCGGGCCGGCCGTGGCGCCGGCTCCAGCGGGGTCGGCCATGTCCCGAGCACTGCCCGTGCCGGGGCGCCACTGCCCGAACTCATCGGCTACGTCCTTCCGTCGGCCCTGATCTCGTCGTCCGCCCGCCAGCGTGTCATGCCGTGCCCGCCGGCGGGCTCCCTTCAGCCGGCGGCCTCCGCACCGGCGTCGTCCATCAGGCCCACGAACATCGTCCGGTGCAGCTGGTCGACATGCCGCCGGGCGACCTCGGTCGCGCCCACCGGATCACCGCGGCGCAGGGCGTCGACCAGAGCGCGGTGTTCGCAGTTGGACCGCTGGAGGGTGTCGAGCGGATAGGGCAGGTAGTAGCGGTAGAGGTCCTGGAGCACCGCGCCGTACGGTGCGGCGGCGAAGGCGACGCCCGTGGCGTCCGCCACCGCGAGGTGGAACCGTTCGTCGTGGCTGCGGAACTCGGTCCAGCTCCCGGCCGCGTCCATCTCGCCGACCAGTTGGTCGAGGACGTCGAGGGCGGCTTCGCCTGCCTGGAGGGCCGCCAGATGGGCGATCCCGCATTCGAGGACGAGCCGGTGGTCGATCAGCCGGTGGACCTCGGCCGCTGCCGCCCGGTAGGCCGCGGCCTCGGTGACCGTCCCCTTCGCGGGCCGCTCGGCGACGAGGGTGCCGCCGGTCCGGCCGCGCCGGCGTTCCAGCACGCCGTCGGCGTGCAGCGAGGTGAGTGCGCGGCGGACGGTGATGTCCCCGACGCCCAGTGCCGCGGCGATCTCGTCGGTCGGCGGGAGGCGCTCGCCGGGTGCCAGCAGGCCGAGCTCGACGGCGAGGGCGATACGGGCGCGCACCGTGTCCAGGGCGGAGAGCCGTTGGATGCCACCCAGTGGCGGGGCATTCAGGCCCCGCACCGCGGCCTCGGCGTCCGTGGCGTCGGGAAGGTGTCCGGGCATGACTCACTCTAACAAACATCTCATTATGAGATCTCTTGAATAAGAGCTCATCTTGCTCTAATTTCATGCGGGTCCTGAAGTCCACCCCCGCGGCCCGTCGGCCACACCGCCGTCCGGCCACTGAGAACGCAGGTGAGACCCGTGTCCCGACCCCTGCCCGTAGCCCTCGTCCAGGCACCGCCCCGCCCGGCCACGGCGCCCTTGTCCGGCTTCGCCGCGGAGGTCGGGGAGCTGATCGCGCGCTTCCCGCAGACCCGGCTCGTCGTCTATCCCGAGCTCCATCTGTGCGGCGTGACCGGGGGCGCCGACGGGTCCGAGGCCGAGCTGCGGGCGGCGGCCGAACCGCTGGACGGTCCCCGCGCGAGACAGCTCGCCGAGCTCGCCGGCGATCTGGGCATCTGGCTCGTACCCGGCAGCGTCTGCGAGCGGGGACCGGACGGCGAACTGTTCAACACGGCGCTGGCCTTCTCCCCGGAGGGCCGTCCCGCCGCCTCGTACCGCAAGATCTTCCCGTGGCGGCCGCACGAGCCCTACGACGCCGGGGACCGCTTCGTCGTTCTCGACCTGCCGGGGACCGGCCGGGTCGGCTTCTCGATCTGCTACGACGCCTGGTTCCCCGAAGTGGCCCGCCACCTCGCCTGGATGGGCGCCGAGGTGATCATCAACCCCGTCATGACCACCACTGCCGACCGCGCCCAGGAACTGGTGCTCGCCCGCGCCAACGCCATCGTCAACCAGGTGTTCGTGCTCAGCGTCAACACCGCGGGACCCACCGGCACCGGCCGCAGTCTCGTCGTCGACCCCGAAGGCCGGGTACGCACCGAGGCCCCCGACCAGGGGCCCGCCGTCCTCACCGATGTGCTGGACCTCGACGACGTCACCCGGGTACGGGAGTTCGGTACGGCCGGGCTGAACCGTATGTGGGACCAGTTCACCGACACCGACGCTCCGCTGGAACTCCCGCTCTACGACGGACGCATCGACCCACGCCGCTGGCGGCCCGCCGGCCCCGCCCCGTTCCCTCGCGGCACGGGCAGCTGACCGCCCGACCCCTTCCCACCCCGTATCGCGGCACATCCCCCGGAGCCACCCATGGACCCCTCCGAGCACACGCTCGCCCGCACCCTCACCCTCAAGTCCGTCGTCCTGTTCGGGCTCGCGTACATGACCCCGCTGATCGTCCTGGGGACCTTCGGCGTCGTGGCCGACACCACCGGGGGTGCCGTTCCCACGGCCTATCTCCTCGCCCTGTGCGCCATGCTGTTCACCGCGCACAGCTACGGGAAGATGACGGCCGCATACCCGGTCGCCGGGTCGGCGTACACCTACGTCAGGGAAGCCATCGACGGACGCGTCGGCTTCCTCGTCGGCTGGGCGACGCTGCTCGACTACTTCTTCCTGCCCATGGTCATCTGGCTCATCGGCGGCGCCTACCTCCAGGCGGAGTTCCCCGACGTCCCGTTCTGGGTGTGGATCCTCGGCTTCATCGTGCTGACCACGGCGCTGAACGTCCGGGGCATCAAGACCGCGGAACGCGTCAACGACCTGCTGATGGTCTTCCAGTTCCTGGTGATCGCGTTCTTCGTGCTGCTGTCCCTGCGGCATGTCGTCCAGCTCGGCGGAGCAGGCGCACTCGCCGACAGCACGCCCTTCGCCAACCACGCCACCACCCTGGCCGGCATCTCGGCGGGCGCCGCCATCGCGGCCTACTCCTTCCTCGGCTTCGACGCGGTCACCACCCTCACCGAGGAGACCATCGAGCCGAAGCGGACCATGCCCCGCGCCATCCTCCTCGTCGCACTCATCGGCGGCGGCATCTTCGTCGCGGTGGCCTACGCGACCCAGCTGGTCCACCCGGGCAGCGTCTTCACCGATGCCGACTCCGCGGCCTTCGAGATCGCCCGGGTCATCGGCGGGGACGTCTTCGCGTCGGTCTTCCTCGCCGGCCTGGTCGTCGCCCAGTTCGCCTCCGGCATCTCCGCCCAGGCCAGCACCTCCCGGCTGCTGCTCGCCATGGGCCGCGACTCGGTCCTCCCGCGCAGGACCTTCGGGTGGATCCACCCCCGTCTGCGCACCCCCGTCTTCAACATCCTGCTCACCGGCGCCGTCGGCCTCATCGCCCTGCGCATGAACGTGGCCACCTCCACGTCCTTCATCAACTTCGGCGCCTTCACCGCCTTCACCTTCGTCAATCTCAGCGTTCTCGCCACCTACCTCCGCAGCCGCCGGGCCGGTGGCCGACCCCGCGTGCTGCCCTATGTGATCGCCCCGGTCCTCGGCGCCGCCGTCGACATCTGGCTGCTGGCCCATCTCGACTCCAAGGCCCAACTCCTGGGCCTGATCTGGCTGGCCGTGGGCGTCTGCTACCTCACGTACCTCACGAAGGGCTTCCGCAGGCCGCCGCCGAAGATGGACCTCACCGAGGACTCCCGTACCGCCGCAACCGCCTGAAGCCCGCCCGGCAGACCCACCGGGGCGCTGTTGCCGGAAGCCGTGTGATCATCTCGGGATGAGTGCGAGTGGCGGGGCAGCAGTGCCCGGGTACGGGACGGAAGCGGCCGAGGGCCCTGCTTTCGTGGGGGAGTTCGAGGTACATCTCACGGTCCGGGACGACGGGGGCCGCGGGGCGGCCGGGGCGCTGGCCGCATACGCGGCGGCCCATTGCCTCACGTGCGTACACATCCTCCTGGAACAGGGGGACGTGCCCTCGCAACCGATGCTGACCCTGCACGGGTCCGGGACGTACGCGAAGGTCCGGACCGAAGCCGCCGCACGGGCGGACGGGCTGCGCGCCGCGGGCTTCGACGTGGTGCGGACGAAGATCGAGGCGACTCCGTGGACCGCGGGCGTACCCGGCACGGACGACGAGGCCGCGGGGCTCGGCCCCGGGTACTACTTCGAGCATCACCTCAAGCTGGTGCTCGCGCGCTCCGCTCCCCTCGACTCCCTGCTCGCCGTCGTCGTCGGGCACGGTGCGCACCTCTCGCGGAACGCACGCCGGGTGCGGTCCGACGGCAGGGCGGAGCGGTTCGTGACACAACGGTGCAGGATGGTGGGCCTGGCGACCGCAGGGCGGCGGCTGGACGCCTTGTCGGCGCAGCTGCGCGCCGCGGGATACCAGCTCGCCTCCGTCGAGCGGGAGTTCGTGGTGCACGACGGGAATCCGGCGCTCGACGCCGGCTGGCTGGACGGGGAGTTCGCGATGGCGGGGGAGGGGATCGGCTCGTGACAGGGACCGACGAGACGGGTGCGGCGTCGGAGTGGCAGGCGTTCCGGTACGGACCGTGGGCGGACACCGAGGTCGTGCCGCGGGCCAGGCCCGACGAGGCGACGCGGGCCGAGATGGATCTGCCCACCACCCTGCTTCCCGTACCGGATGACGGTGTGGTGCAGCGACCGGTCTTCGACCCCGCGGCGACCCACCATGCCTTCGGGATGCGCCTGGGTGAGCCCGGCTTCGCGGACACGGCGGTCGGCGAGCGGTGGTACGAGGCGCGGCGGCATGCCCTGCATCACGTACTCACCGCGCTCGCGCAGTCCCCCTGGGCCGGCCATCTCGTGCTCCGCGGCAGCATGCTGCTGAAGGAGTGGTTCGGGGACGCGGCACGCGAGCCGGGGGACCTCGACTTCGTCGTGGTACCCGAGAACTGGCAGCTGGAGGACGACCGTACGGACCGGATGCTCGACGGCATCGCCGCCGCGGCCGAGGCGCTGTCCCACCGCGGCGGCCCGGTACGCCTCGACGCGCGTGCCGCCGTCGGCGACGAGATCTGGTCGTACGACCGGGTGCCGGGCCGGCGGCTGGTCATCCCGTGGACGGCCGAAGCCGACGGCGTCCCGGCGGGCAGCGTGCAGCTCGACTTCGTCTTCAACGAGCGCCTCCCCGCGCCCGCGGAGCCCGCCGAGATCCGCGGGCCCCAGGGCACGGCACCTGTGGTGGTCCGAGCGGCGACCCGTGCGCTGTCGCTCGCCTGGAAGGTGTTGTGGCTGGTGAGCGACAGGCACCCCGAGGGCAAGGACCTCTACGACGCCGTCCTGCTCGCGGAGAGCACCGAGTTGCCTTTCGCCCTGCTGCGCGAGGTGTTCCGGGGTGTGGAGGACGGCTGCTACGACCGCTCTCCGGTGCTGCTGCGGACCATCTCCGAGATCGAACGCGACTGGTCCGAGTTCCGCAAGGAGTACCCGCCGCTCGCCGGGACCGTGGCAGCGGATCCCTATGGCGAGCACCGGTACGTCCATCGTCTCGTGACGGCCCTGGAGCCCACCTTCGCCTGCGACGACGGCAGCGGCGCCACCGCCGAATACCGGCAGCGGGCCGCCTGGTTCGCGTCGCTGACCGCGGAATGCGCCGGGGTTCTTGCCGAGCGAGGTATGGACGCGGTGCAGGACCTGCTGCTGGAGCGGCGGATCGGGTTCGAGAACACGGTCGTCCTCACCCGGGAGTTGTCCGGCCGCGACGGATGCACGCTGCGGGATGCGGCCGCCGTGGTGGCGGAGTTCCGCAGGGATCATCCGGCGGTCGCCCGGTGGACGTGGCTGCTCACCGACCCGGACGAGGCGGTGCAGGAGCTGAGCGGGGGCGAGGCCGGCACGCCGGGCTGAGCGGGGGCTCCCCGCAGTTCGCGCCCGTCCTGGAGAAGGTCCGCGTGCCCCGCACCGGGCCGGGCCGGCCGCGTACCAGGCCCGATCGCATGCGTGCCGGCAAGGCGTGTGCCTCCCGCTACGAGGCGACGGTCCTCGTCGCTGCCACCGACGAGTGGCTGTGACTGTCTGACGTCCCGCTCGCGGTTTCCTCAGGGCCTGGCCGTAGGGGACGATTCATGCGAGCTGTAGTGATCGACTCTGCTGGACATTTACATCTGGAGCAACGCCCGGACCCGGTGGCGGGACCGGGAGATGCGGTGGTCCGCGTGCGCGCCGCCGGTCTCAACGCCGCCGACCTACAGCAGGCACGGGGGGACTATCCGGCACCGCCGGGATGGCCGGCCGACGTGCCCGGCCTGGAAATCGCCGGTGAAGTCGAGGACGTGGGGAGCGCCGTTACCGGGATCTCCACCGGAGACCGCGTCATGGCGCTGGTCGGTGGCGGCGGTCACGCCGAGCGGATCGCCGTCCCTGCCGATCTCCTGCTTCCGGTGCCAAATGCCCTGTCCTGGCAGGAGGCCGGCGGCTTCCCGGAGGCCTTCAGCACCGCCTGGGACTCGCTGGTCACCCAGGCCCAGGTCCGCGCGGGCGACCGGGTGCTGATCACCGGAGCGGCAGGCGGCGTGGGAACGGCCATGGTGCAGGTTGCCGCGGTTTCCGGAGCGCATGCCGTGGCAAGTGTGCGCCGCCCCGAGCTTCACCACCAGGTGAGGGCGCTCGCCCCGGACGGTGCACGCGTCGACGTCGTCACTCCCGCCGATGAGGCGCAGCACGGGCCGTACGACGTGATCGTGGAACTCGTCGGCGGACAGGACTGCCTGCAACGGGTCACCCTGCTGCGCAGCCGCGGCAAGGTTCTCATCGTCGGGGTGCAGGCCGGCGCCACGGTCCCGCTGCGGATGTTCGACCTCATGCTGGTGCGCGGCCATCTGATCGGAACGACCCTCCGCGGCCGCACACACGCGGAGAAGGTGCTGCTCGCCGACCTCGTTCGCACCTCGGTCGTTCCCCTGCTCGCCCAAGGCCGCTTGCGGGTCCCCGTGGACACGGCCTTCTCCCTCGACCGGTACGCCGAGGGTTACGCCCGGCTCGCCGGCCCGGGAAAGTTCGGCAAGGTCATGCTGACGTGCGGGTGACGGTGCGCTTTCGATACGCGCCCCAGGGGAGAGACACCCCCTGGAGGAAGGCTCCCCTGGAGAAAACATCTCCTGGCGGAGGACGTCTCCTTATCCCGTGCCGCTGATGCGCTCCGGCTCGATGACGAAGAGCACGCGCTCCTCGTCGCGGCCCCCGTACCAGGGGTAGGGCTTGCCGAGGTACTTCTGGGCGAGCTGCTCGATGTGCTCGACCGCGCCCTCGGTCGTGGTCTCCACCACCCGGCCGCGCACCTGGAAGTAGCGCGAGGGGTTGTCCGGGTCGGAGACGGCGACGGCCACGCGGGGGTCGCGCCCGATGTTCCGGGTCTTCACATGGCTCCGGACGCTGTTGATCAGCACATGGGTGCCGTCGGTGTCGACCCAGGTCTGGGTCACCTGAGGGGAACCGTCGGGCATCGAGGTGGCCAGAAAGCAGGTGCTCGGCCGGCGCAGAAGGGCGAGAAGTTCAGAGGGAAGGTGCACAACGGTCTCCCGGCCGGTCGGAGCGGCGGCGGTGTGGTGCTCCTGTGCCGCCGGGTGTTCATGCGCTGCTCGTGAGGGGCGTGGTGGAGCATATACGGGCTGGTCCGCGCCGTGATCTTCGGGCGGCGCGCGGGAGGGGCCCGACGGACAGGGCCCCGAAGCGGGACCTTGCCGGCCGCGGTCTCGTGTCCGCCGTCCTCTTCCCCGGGTGCCGTGGGCAGCTGCACTCCCACCCCATTCCCGCACCGGTGACCCGGTGTTGGGTGGCGCGCAGCAGTTGTATCCAGCCGCTATGCTTGCTGGATACAAGCAATGTATTCGGCGGAACGACGACATCACCGCGAAGGATCACGACGATGAGTAAGGGCACGGTCCATGCATGCGACCGGGCTGCCGCGCAGGTCACCGCCTCGTCGAGGCTGGACGAGGCGGCCGCCGGGCTGGGGACCGAGATCGTCCGCTTCTCGCGGCTGATCGCGGCATGGAAGCAGCGGGCCAAGACCGACGGCGGCGCCGCCGACCGGGTGCTGCTGGCCAGGCTGGTGGTCGGCGGGGACCAGCGGGCGACCGATCTGGCCGCCGACGCGTTCCTCGATCTGTCGACCGTCAGCCGTCAGGTGCGTTCGCTGGTCGAGCGGGGCCTGGTGGCCCGTCGCCCCGATCCGGAAGACCGCCGTGGGTCCTTGCTGGCGGCGACCGGGGCGGGGCGCGCCGCTTTTGCGCACTACCGGGCTCAGCGCGACGCCGAACTGGCCGGGCTCCTCGAACCGTGGTCGCCCCAGGACCGGGCCGACCTGATCCGGTTGCTGGGCCGTCTCAACGAGGACATGGCAGGACGACAACACACACGGCTGACGCCCGGGGGAGACCAGGGAGCCGCCGTGGAGCAGGGAGACATACGTACATGAGCACAGCCACCTCCCCGCCCGCCGCGGGAGCCGAGGCGATACCCGAACCTGGAATCCTGAGCCACCGTCAGATCCTCACCATCCTCAGCGGCTTGATGCTGGGGATGTTCCTCGCCGCGCTCGACCAGACCATCGTCAGCACCTCCATCCGGACCATCGCCGACGATCTGCACGGCCTCAGCCAGCAGGCCTGGGCGACCACCGCCTACCTGATCACCTCGACGATCGCCACTCCGCTGTACGGCAAGCTGTCCGACCTGTACGGCCGCAAGCCGTACTACCTGGCCGCGATCACCATCTTCGTCGCGGGGTCGGTGCTGTGCACGTTCTCCACCTCGATGACCGAACTCGCCGCGTTCCGGGCGATTCAGGGCCTGGGTGCCGGTGGACTGATGTCGCTGGCACTGGCGATCATCGGTGACATCGTCCCGCCGCGGGAACGTGCCCGGTACCAGGGCTACATGCTGGGCACCTTCGCCACCTCCAGCGTGGCCGGGCCGCTGATCGGCGGGGCGCTCGCCGGACAGGACCAGCTGCTCGGCATCACCGGCTGGCGCTGGGTCTTCCTGGTCAACGTGCCGATCGGCATCGTCGCGCTGTTCGTGGTCGCGAAGGTGCTCAACATCCCGCACACCCGGCGCGATCACCGCATCGACTGGTGGGGAGCGTTCACCATCTCCCTCGGCGTCGTTCCGCTGCTGCTCGTCGCGGAGCAGGGCCGGGAGTGGGGCTGGGACTCGTCCCGGTCGATCGCCTGTTATGGCATCGGTGTCGTCGGCATCATCGCCTGGATCTTCGTCGAGCGGTGGATCGGCGATGACGCGCTGATCCCGATGCGGCTGTTCCGCAACGGCACCTTCAGCAAGACCAGTCTGCTGTCCGTGCTGATCGGTATGGGCATGTTCGGCGGGATGCTGATGATCCCGCAGTACCTCCAGATCGTGAAGGGCGCCAGCCCCACCAAGTCGGGTCTGGAAATGCTGCCGTTGATGGCGGGCATGATGATCGCCTCGATCGCCTCGGGCCAGATCACCGCCAAGACCGGCCGCTACAAAATCTTCCCGATCATCGGCACCGCGCTGATGATCGCGGCGATGCTGCTCTTCCACTTCAGGGTCCAGTGGGACACGCCGCTGTGGGAGACCATGGCGTACATGCTGGTCTTCGGCCTCGGCCTGGGCGGCTGTATGCAGACCCTGGTGCTCGCCGTACAGAACGCGGTGCCCCCGCGGGACATGGGCGTGGCGACCGCCTCGTCCACGTTCTTCCGTCAGATGGGTGCCACCGCGGGTACCGCGATCTTCCTGTCGGTGCTGTTCAGCACGGTCGGTGACAAGATCTCCGCGGCGTTCAAGGACGCCGCCTCCACCGAGCGTTTCCAGGCCGCGCTGCACGACCCCGCGGTGCTGCACGACCCCGCCAACAAGCCCGTGCTGGACATGCTCAAGCACCCTGGCAACGGCAACTCCTCGGGTGTGCTCAGCGATTCGTCGTTCATCCAGCACCTCGACCCCCGGCTGGCCGAGCCGTTCAAGCGCGGCTTCGCCGACTCGATGCACACCGTGTTCCTCATGGGCGCGATCGTCGTGGCCGTGGCCTTCCTGCTGATGTGGTTCATCAAGGAGGTGCCGCTGCGGCAGATCTCCGGTCTGCAGGCCCGTGCGCAGGCCGACGCCGAGGCGGAGTCCGCCAAGGACGCGGCAGGCGCCGTCGACGGTGCGGCGCACGGTGCGGAGGGCACGGCGGAGGGCGCGGACACACGGACGGCGGCCGAGCCGGCCGATGTCCCGGTCGCCGACGCCGTGCCGGTCCTCGCCGCGATGCCCGCGGGCTCCGCGGACCGCGGAACCGGTGCGACCGGTCCGGTGATCCGCGGGACGGTGCGGGACGGCGACGGCAGGCCGGTGGCGCAGGCCGCGGTCACCCTCATCAGCGTCGGCGGCCGGCAGCTCGGCCGTACGTCGTCCGGGGCCGACGGTGGCTATGCGCTGCCCACGACGGGTGCCGGCACCTATGTGCTGATCGGCTCCGCGGGGGCCCGCAGGCCGCAGGCCGTGACCGTGGTGGTGGGCGGCGAGCCCGTCTCGTTCGACCTGACCCTGAGCGGTGCGGCGGGTCTCTCCGGCGAGGTCCGCGAGGAGAAGGGCGACGACCCGGTGGCCGGCGCACTCGTCGTGGCCACGGACGTACGCGGCGAGGTCGTCGCCTCGGGCGTGGCCGGCCAGGACGGCGGCTTCGCGTTCGGGGAACTGACCCCGGGCAGCTACACCCTGGCCGTCAGCGCCGAGCACCACCGCCCGTCCGCCCTCCAGGTGGAGGTCACCACCGGCAACCGCAACTGGTACGAGGTACGGCTGACGCTCGGCGCCCAGGTCCGTGGCACCGTCCGGACGGCACGCGGCGGACCGGTGGACGACGCCCGGGTGACCCTGCTGGACCCGGCAGGCGACGTGGTCGCCATCGCCACCAGCGGTCAGGACGGGGAGTACGTCTTCACCGACCTCGACAGCGGTGAGTACACCCTGATCGCCGCCGGCTATCCGCCGGTCGCCGCCCCGCTGCATGTGGGGGCTGCCGGACAGAGCGCGTTCGACATCGAGCTCAGCCACGACCCGGCGAGCTGACGAACGGCGAACGATGCAGGTGAGGGGCCCGGCGGGGAAGGCGCGGCGGGCCCCTCACCCGTGACCGGCCGGCACGCGGGGCCTATCGCACAGGGCGCCGGAGCACCCGCGGCACCCCGCTCCCGGGCCGGGCGCCCCCACCGGGTTTGGCGCTGCCGCCCCGCCCTACGTAAAGTTCCGCCGAAGCTTGAATAGAACACACGATCCCAGGGAAGCGGCAGCGGCAATGACGGTGACCGAAACAGGCCGGGCCGATGGCACGGGTATCGACTCGGAGCGGATGGCGGTCTGTCTGAGCGTGCTCGAGGAGCTCGACGCGCTGCCCGTCGACCACCCGGACGCGATCGCCATACGGCGCGCCACCGCCGGTATCTACCGCTCGGTGAAGCAGCGCCGCCGCCAGGAACGCCGGGCGGCCAAGACCGCCAACGACAGGGCCGTGACCGCGGCCACGGCCACCGGTGCGCCCGACCGGATCGACGACGAGACACAGGGACTGGCCCTCACCAGCTCCGTGACCACGGAGATCGCCGGAATCCTGGAGCGGCCCAGGTCCTGCTACACCTGCAAGTCCCGCTACGTCGAGGTCGACGCCTTCTATCACCAGCTCTGTCCGCCCTGCGCCAAGGAGAACCGGTCCCGCCGCGACGCCCGCACGGACCTCACCGGCAGGCGCGCGCTGCTCACCGGCGGCCGGGCGAAGATCGGCATGTACATCGCCCTCCGCCTGCTGCGCGACGGCGCCCACACCACCATCACCACCCGTTTCCCGAGTGACGCCATCCGCCGCTTCAAGGCGATGCCGGACAGCGCGGAGTGGCTGCACCGACTGAAGATCGTCGGCATCGATCTCCGTGACCCGGCCCAGGTCATCGGGCTCGCCGACGCGGTGAGCGCCGAGGGCCCCCTGGACATCCTGATCAACAACGCCGCCCAGACCGTCCGCCGGTCGCCCGAGGCGTACGGGCAGCTGCTCGCCGCCGAGTCCGCCCCGCTGCCCGCCGGGGAACTGCCCGCCTCCCTCGTCCTCGGCCACTTCGGCAGCGGTGCCCCCGCCGCCCTCACCGCCGCATCCGCCACACACAGCACCTTGACTGCCGAGGACATCACCGCCCTCGCCCTGACCACCGGCTCCACCTCGCCCGCCCGTATCGAGGCGGGTACCGCGATCGACGCCGGCGGCCTGGTACCGGATCTGCACGCGACCAATACCTGGATCCAGAAGGTGGACGAGGTCGACCCGGTCGAGCTCCTGGAAGTCCAGCTGTGCAATATGACCGCGCCCTTCCTGCTGGTGAGCAGGCTGCGCCCGGCGATGGCCGCGGCCGCCGCACGCCGCAAGTACGTGGTCAACGTCTCGGCGATGGAAGGCCAGTTCAGCCGCGGCTACAAGGGCGCGGGCCATCCGCACACCAACATGGCCAAGGCGGCGCTGAACATGCTCACCCGCACCAGCGCCCGGGAGATGCTGGAGAGCGACGGCATCCTCATGACGGCCGTGGACACCGGCTGGATCACCGACGAGCGCCCGCACCCCGACAAGATGCGACTGGCCGAAGAGGGCTTCCACGCTCCCCTCGACCTGGTCGACGGGGCGGCCCGGGTGTACGACCCGATCGTCCGCGGCGAGATGGGCGAGGATCTGTTCGGCTGCTTCCTGAAGGACTACGCCCCCGCGGCCTGGTGATCCGGACCGCCGGTCGCCGCAGGCCGGAGGGGGTTCCCGGCGTGCGGTCCGACCGGCGGCTCCTCGCCGGTTCCCGGTACGGGAAGACTGGTACGCAGCCTTCCCAGGAGGGCTCTGGCGGCGGGGCCGGCGGGCCCCTCCGTCCGCCAGGTCAGGGCGACCCGGCCGCGTGGCCGCGGCGCGGTGATCTCCAGAATCCGCAGACCGGCCGCTGAGGCCTCGGCCGCCGGCAGCACTGGGATGACGGCCACGCCGAGGCCCCGGGCCGCGAGCCGCGCCAGCACATGAGGGGCGGCCGCCTCGAAGGCGATACGGGGGCGGATCCCCGCTTCCGCGCAGGCACGTTCGAGCACCCCGCGCAGACCCGTACCGCGCGGC
This Streptomyces decoyicus DNA region includes the following protein-coding sequences:
- a CDS encoding MFS transporter: MSTATSPPAAGAEAIPEPGILSHRQILTILSGLMLGMFLAALDQTIVSTSIRTIADDLHGLSQQAWATTAYLITSTIATPLYGKLSDLYGRKPYYLAAITIFVAGSVLCTFSTSMTELAAFRAIQGLGAGGLMSLALAIIGDIVPPRERARYQGYMLGTFATSSVAGPLIGGALAGQDQLLGITGWRWVFLVNVPIGIVALFVVAKVLNIPHTRRDHRIDWWGAFTISLGVVPLLLVAEQGREWGWDSSRSIACYGIGVVGIIAWIFVERWIGDDALIPMRLFRNGTFSKTSLLSVLIGMGMFGGMLMIPQYLQIVKGASPTKSGLEMLPLMAGMMIASIASGQITAKTGRYKIFPIIGTALMIAAMLLFHFRVQWDTPLWETMAYMLVFGLGLGGCMQTLVLAVQNAVPPRDMGVATASSTFFRQMGATAGTAIFLSVLFSTVGDKISAAFKDAASTERFQAALHDPAVLHDPANKPVLDMLKHPGNGNSSGVLSDSSFIQHLDPRLAEPFKRGFADSMHTVFLMGAIVVAVAFLLMWFIKEVPLRQISGLQARAQADAEAESAKDAAGAVDGAAHGAEGTAEGADTRTAAEPADVPVADAVPVLAAMPAGSADRGTGATGPVIRGTVRDGDGRPVAQAAVTLISVGGRQLGRTSSGADGGYALPTTGAGTYVLIGSAGARRPQAVTVVVGGEPVSFDLTLSGAAGLSGEVREEKGDDPVAGALVVATDVRGEVVASGVAGQDGGFAFGELTPGSYTLAVSAEHHRPSALQVEVTTGNRNWYEVRLTLGAQVRGTVRTARGGPVDDARVTLLDPAGDVVAIATSGQDGEYVFTDLDSGEYTLIAAGYPPVAAPLHVGAAGQSAFDIELSHDPAS
- a CDS encoding PPOX class F420-dependent oxidoreductase, with product MHLPSELLALLRRPSTCFLATSMPDGSPQVTQTWVDTDGTHVLINSVRSHVKTRNIGRDPRVAVAVSDPDNPSRYFQVRGRVVETTTEGAVEHIEQLAQKYLGKPYPWYGGRDEERVLFVIEPERISGTG
- a CDS encoding MarR family winged helix-turn-helix transcriptional regulator, translated to MSKGTVHACDRAAAQVTASSRLDEAAAGLGTEIVRFSRLIAAWKQRAKTDGGAADRVLLARLVVGGDQRATDLAADAFLDLSTVSRQVRSLVERGLVARRPDPEDRRGSLLAATGAGRAAFAHYRAQRDAELAGLLEPWSPQDRADLIRLLGRLNEDMAGRQHTRLTPGGDQGAAVEQGDIRT
- a CDS encoding SDR family NAD(P)-dependent oxidoreductase, with product MTVTETGRADGTGIDSERMAVCLSVLEELDALPVDHPDAIAIRRATAGIYRSVKQRRRQERRAAKTANDRAVTAATATGAPDRIDDETQGLALTSSVTTEIAGILERPRSCYTCKSRYVEVDAFYHQLCPPCAKENRSRRDARTDLTGRRALLTGGRAKIGMYIALRLLRDGAHTTITTRFPSDAIRRFKAMPDSAEWLHRLKIVGIDLRDPAQVIGLADAVSAEGPLDILINNAAQTVRRSPEAYGQLLAAESAPLPAGELPASLVLGHFGSGAPAALTAASATHSTLTAEDITALALTTGSTSPARIEAGTAIDAGGLVPDLHATNTWIQKVDEVDPVELLEVQLCNMTAPFLLVSRLRPAMAAAAARRKYVVNVSAMEGQFSRGYKGAGHPHTNMAKAALNMLTRTSAREMLESDGILMTAVDTGWITDERPHPDKMRLAEEGFHAPLDLVDGAARVYDPIVRGEMGEDLFGCFLKDYAPAAW